The following are from one region of the Vibrio parahaemolyticus genome:
- the nirB gene encoding nitrite reductase large subunit NirB, which yields MSKLKLVVIGNGMVGHRYIEDLVEKTDVSQMDITVFCEEPRVAYDRVHLSSYFSHHTADELSLVKEGFYEKHGINMLIGERAININRENRIVYSSTGREVQYDKLILATGSFPFVPPIKGHESKDCFVYRTIEDLKAIEACAKKSKSGVVIGGGLLGLEAAGALKALGVETHVVEFAPKLMAEQLDLAGGNQLRQKIERMGVNVHTSKNTLEIAAEGKNARNVMRFADGTELETDFIVFSAGIRPQDKLARQMELELGPRGGVAINDHCQTSDENIYAIGECASWNEMFYGLVAPGYKMATVAVDHLLGNTESKFEGADMSAKLKLLGVKVGSIGDANGRTEGCKSYVYQNEEQEVYKRLIVSEDNKKLLGAVLVGDTSDYGDLLQLMLNEIDLPEHPDALILPAHAGAEKPALGADALPESAVICSCFDVTKGKIAQAVADGHHTLGDIKAVTGAGTGCGGCIPLVTSVLNAELAKSGIEVKNDVCEHFAYSRQELFHLIRIEEIKTFDELLEKYGKGYGCEVCKPLAGSILASCWGEHILKPQLVKLHDTNDNFLGNIQKDGTYSVIPRMAGGEVTPQALGALANVAAEYNLYTKVTGAQRIGLFGAQKDDLPEIWRKLIDAGFETGQAYAKALRMAKTCVGSTWCRYGVQDSVGLGSYIENRYKGIRTPHKMKFGVSGCTRECAEAQGKDLGIIATDAGWNMYVCGNGGMKPRHADLLASDLDKETLIKYIDRFMMFYIRTAAPLQRTSVWMENMEGGVDYLRAVIVEDKLGINAQLEADVAKLVDEYECEWTATINDESQLTRFAHFINSDKRDDNVVFVQEREQHRPATFTEKHPEAKGDILHVAITEA from the coding sequence ATGAGCAAGTTGAAGCTAGTAGTTATCGGTAACGGTATGGTAGGGCACCGTTACATCGAAGACTTAGTCGAGAAAACGGATGTCTCGCAAATGGATATCACCGTTTTCTGTGAAGAACCTCGTGTCGCATACGACCGTGTGCACCTTTCCTCTTACTTTTCTCACCACACAGCTGACGAACTGTCTCTAGTTAAAGAAGGCTTTTACGAGAAACACGGCATCAATATGTTGATCGGTGAACGCGCGATTAACATCAACCGTGAAAACCGAATCGTTTACTCAAGCACTGGTCGTGAAGTTCAATACGATAAGCTGATTCTTGCTACTGGCTCATTCCCATTTGTTCCGCCTATCAAAGGTCATGAAAGCAAAGACTGTTTTGTTTACCGCACAATCGAAGATCTTAAAGCGATCGAAGCGTGTGCGAAGAAGAGCAAATCAGGCGTGGTTATCGGTGGTGGTCTGCTAGGTCTTGAAGCTGCAGGCGCACTAAAGGCACTCGGTGTAGAAACACACGTCGTTGAGTTCGCGCCAAAGCTAATGGCTGAGCAACTTGACCTTGCTGGTGGTAATCAACTTCGTCAAAAAATCGAGCGTATGGGCGTGAACGTTCATACCAGCAAAAACACGCTAGAGATTGCAGCAGAAGGTAAAAATGCTCGTAACGTCATGCGTTTTGCTGACGGCACTGAGTTAGAGACAGACTTCATCGTATTTTCTGCGGGTATTCGTCCACAAGACAAATTGGCTCGCCAAATGGAGCTAGAACTTGGCCCTCGTGGCGGTGTTGCCATCAACGACCACTGCCAGACTTCTGATGAGAACATCTACGCGATTGGTGAGTGTGCGTCTTGGAATGAAATGTTCTACGGCCTTGTTGCTCCTGGTTACAAGATGGCGACCGTTGCGGTTGATCACCTACTAGGTAACACAGAAAGCAAATTCGAAGGCGCTGATATGTCTGCGAAGCTAAAACTGCTTGGTGTGAAAGTGGGCTCTATCGGTGATGCGAATGGCCGTACAGAAGGTTGTAAGAGCTACGTTTATCAAAACGAAGAGCAAGAAGTTTACAAACGTCTTATCGTTTCTGAAGACAACAAGAAACTGCTCGGTGCGGTATTGGTGGGTGATACGTCTGACTACGGCGATCTGCTTCAACTGATGTTGAACGAAATCGACCTACCAGAACACCCAGATGCCTTGATCCTTCCTGCACACGCAGGCGCTGAGAAACCAGCACTAGGTGCAGACGCTCTACCAGAGAGCGCAGTGATCTGTTCATGTTTCGACGTGACAAAAGGCAAGATCGCTCAAGCGGTTGCTGATGGTCACCACACATTGGGTGACATCAAAGCAGTGACTGGCGCAGGTACAGGCTGTGGTGGTTGTATTCCTCTAGTCACTTCTGTTCTAAACGCCGAGCTTGCTAAATCTGGCATCGAAGTGAAGAACGACGTGTGTGAACACTTTGCATACTCACGTCAAGAGCTATTCCACTTAATCCGTATTGAAGAGATCAAAACGTTTGATGAGCTTCTAGAGAAATACGGTAAAGGTTACGGTTGTGAAGTTTGTAAACCATTGGCTGGTTCTATCTTGGCTTCTTGCTGGGGTGAGCACATTCTTAAGCCACAACTGGTTAAGCTGCACGACACGAATGATAACTTCCTAGGTAACATCCAAAAAGACGGTACTTACTCTGTTATTCCACGTATGGCGGGTGGTGAAGTAACACCTCAAGCACTGGGTGCACTAGCGAACGTTGCTGCAGAATACAACCTATACACCAAAGTCACCGGCGCTCAGCGTATTGGTCTGTTTGGTGCTCAAAAAGACGATCTTCCAGAGATCTGGCGCAAGCTTATCGACGCTGGTTTCGAAACAGGTCAAGCGTACGCAAAAGCACTTCGTATGGCGAAGACATGTGTTGGCTCAACTTGGTGTCGTTACGGCGTTCAAGATTCTGTTGGCCTAGGTTCTTACATCGAGAACCGTTACAAAGGCATTCGTACGCCTCATAAGATGAAGTTCGGTGTTTCTGGCTGTACTCGTGAGTGTGCGGAAGCACAAGGTAAAGACCTTGGCATCATCGCGACTGACGCAGGTTGGAATATGTACGTTTGTGGTAACGGCGGCATGAAACCTCGTCACGCAGACCTACTAGCAAGCGACCTAGATAAAGAAACGCTAATTAAGTACATCGACCGCTTCATGATGTTCTACATCCGTACTGCTGCGCCACTACAACGCACATCAGTTTGGATGGAAAACATGGAAGGAGGTGTTGACTACCTACGCGCAGTGATTGTTGAAGACAAACTTGGCATCAACGCTCAATTAGAAGCAGACGTAGCGAAGCTTGTAGACGAGTACGAGTGTGAGTGGACTGCGACTATCAACGACGAATCACAACTGACTCGTTTCGCACACTTCATCAACTCTGACAAGCGCGATGACAACGTTGTGTTTGTTCAAGAGCGCGAACAGCACCGCCCAGCGACCTTCACGGAGAAACATCCTGAAGCGAAAGGCGACATCCTACACGTAGCGATCACTGAAGCATAA
- the rnk gene encoding nucleoside diphosphate kinase regulator, translating to MSENNSIYISSLDMNRITALLDKMPNIAAELVELEAELDRATVLEPEEMPSNVVTMNSTVEFKFSGEERTMTKTLVYPSELKSSDDISIFAPVGSALIGLSVGQKLDWPMPNKQVKTIEIVDIAYQPERCGALNR from the coding sequence ATGTCAGAAAACAACTCTATCTATATCTCAAGCTTAGATATGAACAGAATTACCGCCCTGCTGGATAAGATGCCAAACATCGCTGCAGAGCTTGTTGAGCTAGAAGCAGAGCTTGACCGCGCAACGGTTTTAGAACCAGAAGAGATGCCGTCGAATGTGGTCACCATGAACTCAACCGTTGAGTTTAAATTTTCGGGCGAAGAAAGAACCATGACCAAAACATTGGTCTACCCATCAGAGCTAAAAAGCAGTGATGACATTTCGATTTTTGCTCCTGTTGGTAGCGCACTAATCGGTTTGTCTGTGGGTCAAAAGCTCGATTGGCCAATGCCAAACAAACAAGTGAAGACGATTGAAATTGTCGATATCGCATACCAACCTGAGCGTTGTGGTGCACTAAACCGCTAA